A single window of Sphingobacteriales bacterium DNA harbors:
- a CDS encoding type IX secretion system membrane protein PorP/SprF, which translates to MIRLNQMRITVVAMLLLMTSMLYGQQEPQYTQYMYNKLPMNAGYTGSREVLSIRALYRNQWAGIKGAPQTATFAIHSPLKKESSAIGFYLVNDRLGVTNQTWFDASYAYRVNLGKGVKLSLGINAGILWYKSNLTDLNIENQQDVVFQQNVSRILPDVGAGLYLYHKYWYFGASVPNFIKGDLHNKDVIKAYANDNTGSFLSAHRTPHFITMAGGVIPAGKVLKIRPQMMYRYIASAEQKIPHTLDFNLSLLIYDRVNIGGSYRTSFHNKKTGLTNSDSFDALLEVWPTKQLLIGFAYDYTLTKLGDYNKGSYEVILGYDFNFEKKRVITPRYF; encoded by the coding sequence ATGATAAGATTAAATCAAATGAGGATAACAGTTGTAGCGATGTTGTTATTAATGACATCGATGCTGTATGGCCAACAGGAGCCTCAGTACACCCAATACATGTACAATAAGTTGCCTATGAATGCTGGTTACACAGGCTCACGCGAGGTATTAAGTATCCGCGCCTTGTATCGCAATCAGTGGGCAGGCATCAAGGGTGCACCACAGACAGCGACGTTTGCCATTCATAGTCCATTGAAGAAGGAATCCTCAGCGATAGGTTTCTATTTAGTCAATGACAGACTAGGCGTTACAAACCAGACATGGTTTGATGCTAGCTATGCCTATAGAGTAAACTTAGGCAAAGGCGTTAAGTTGAGTTTAGGAATAAATGCAGGTATATTGTGGTACAAGAGTAATCTAACAGACTTAAACATAGAAAATCAACAGGATGTAGTTTTTCAGCAGAATGTAAGTAGAATACTACCAGATGTAGGCGCAGGTTTATATTTATACCATAAATATTGGTATTTTGGAGCAAGTGTACCAAACTTTATCAAAGGCGATTTACACAATAAGGATGTTATCAAAGCTTATGCTAATGATAATACAGGGAGTTTTCTAAGTGCACACCGTACACCACATTTTATTACCATGGCAGGAGGCGTAATACCAGCAGGCAAGGTATTAAAAATACGTCCACAGATGATGTACAGATATATAGCCAGTGCGGAGCAGAAGATACCCCATACCTTAGATTTTAACTTGAGTTTATTGATTTATGATAGAGTGAATATAGGCGGAAGCTACAGAACATCATTCCACAATAAGAAGACAGGCTTAACGAACAGTGATAGCTTTGATGCTTTATTAGAAGTATGGCCAACGAAGCAGTTATTGATAGGATTTGCGTATGATTATACACTAACGAAATTAGGAGATTACAACAAAGGAAGCTATGAGGTTATCTTAGGCTATGATTTTAATTTTGAGAAGAAACGAGTAATAACGCCGAGATATTTTTAA
- a CDS encoding OmpA family protein codes for MSSKCEGWTKALVADENGKICEIVRCDCDYIIVANAQGYLPGYTEVIKDDGDCKIDRKCGVNPREEEVILDPIPGMPDGYVYDPETGKWVDPKTGDQMDAPSIELRDIYYDFDKWYIREESERDLNKLLGFLQENPEAIVEIGSHTDARAPYDYNIKLSQRRAQSVVDWLIARGISRNRLKPKGYGETKPVNGCTDGVVCTEYEHQRNRRTEFKVIGGKFDISSLQRFDMQVDPCKQCPF; via the coding sequence TTGTCTAGCAAGTGTGAAGGCTGGACCAAAGCGTTGGTAGCAGATGAGAATGGTAAGATATGCGAGATAGTAAGATGTGATTGTGATTATATCATAGTTGCCAATGCACAAGGCTATTTGCCAGGCTATACAGAAGTTATCAAAGATGATGGCGATTGTAAGATAGACAGAAAGTGTGGAGTAAATCCAAGAGAAGAAGAAGTAATCTTAGATCCAATACCAGGCATGCCAGATGGCTATGTCTATGATCCAGAGACAGGTAAGTGGGTAGATCCAAAGACAGGCGATCAGATGGATGCGCCAAGTATAGAATTGAGAGACATTTACTATGACTTTGATAAATGGTACATAAGAGAGGAGAGTGAGCGAGACTTGAATAAGTTATTAGGTTTCTTGCAAGAGAATCCAGAAGCAATAGTTGAGATAGGCTCACACACAGATGCGAGAGCGCCGTATGATTACAATATCAAGTTATCACAACGCAGAGCACAAAGTGTAGTAGATTGGTTGATAGCGAGAGGCATTAGTAGAAATAGATTAAAACCAAAAGGATATGGCGAGACAAAGCCAGTGAATGGCTGTACAGATGGAGTAGTATGTACGGAGTATGAACACCAGAGAAACAGAAGAACAGAGTTTAAGGTCATAGGTGGTAAATTTGATATTAGCTCACTACAAAGATTTGATATGCAAGTGGATCCGTGTAAACAATGTCCATTCTAA
- a CDS encoding proprotein convertase P-domain-containing protein codes for MKYPKSSIQQAQNLTGYSICTASNNNNLQMKNTKFTSFVFALLTTLLLFTGKSAMASPGNNIFIDASFPGAIPTANKMQFCQPDTFRMQVTNLTSNTLTDAHLYFNPFSRNPISGIIDSTWVKANTVKEFRFNSVERNMPIPDFNIATKNLPLSIIIPVSGLPKKANKEFGFKSLQLAIQHKFISDIKVELLSPNGTLVWITNRNGKDGGNYIETRFSQNGFKGHITQGKAPFLGEYIPDGELSNFNNNQNPNGNWILKVYDLRQGDSGEFKSVSLFFGSSPAVKAFSACSFDTPKGCKCSKNKNEGWLMPDLRIVEEFTLNNITEFSPSDVRSGRILFGVETVNLGLGPLEVVSENKWYCDSIEVKNSQPCPDGKYAKTNLIQVIYGLKNGKWQTQRHQAGTIAYDERPGHEHFHADEFVSYELLQKVDNESDVNKWKLISTGVKASFCIWDLSCCRDDIANCKIEKVYSAKNIPNYGLGGKYNACNEALQGLSVGGIDYYGENYEGQDITLPKGLKNGTYYLRLKVDPNNNYKESNETNNIIIIPIQLSKQEK; via the coding sequence ATGAAATATCCAAAGTCATCTATCCAACAAGCTCAAAACTTAACTGGATATTCCATCTGCACCGCTTCAAATAATAATAATCTTCAGATGAAAAATACTAAATTCACCTCTTTTGTGTTTGCATTATTAACAACTCTTTTGTTGTTTACTGGCAAATCTGCAATGGCTTCTCCTGGTAATAACATCTTTATCGATGCTTCTTTTCCAGGTGCGATTCCTACTGCCAATAAAATGCAGTTTTGCCAGCCAGATACGTTTAGAATGCAGGTAACCAACCTTACTTCTAATACCTTAACGGATGCACATTTGTATTTTAATCCTTTCTCCAGAAATCCAATTTCTGGTATAATAGATTCTACTTGGGTAAAGGCAAATACTGTAAAAGAATTCCGATTCAATTCAGTGGAAAGAAACATGCCCATCCCTGATTTTAATATAGCAACAAAAAACTTACCCTTATCGATAATTATCCCTGTTTCAGGTTTGCCTAAAAAAGCAAATAAAGAATTTGGGTTTAAATCATTACAATTAGCTATACAGCATAAATTTATTTCGGATATTAAGGTAGAATTGCTTAGCCCAAACGGAACATTGGTTTGGATTACAAACCGTAATGGTAAAGATGGGGGCAATTATATTGAAACGCGTTTTTCTCAAAATGGTTTTAAAGGACACATTACTCAGGGTAAAGCGCCCTTCTTGGGAGAATATATTCCTGATGGAGAGTTATCAAATTTTAATAACAATCAGAATCCTAATGGAAATTGGATTTTAAAGGTATACGACTTAAGACAAGGGGATTCAGGGGAATTTAAGAGTGTGTCTTTATTTTTTGGTTCTTCGCCTGCCGTAAAAGCCTTTTCGGCTTGTAGCTTTGATACACCTAAAGGATGTAAATGTTCAAAGAACAAAAATGAAGGATGGCTAATGCCGGATCTTCGTATTGTCGAAGAGTTCACATTGAATAATATAACTGAATTTTCGCCATCGGATGTGCGGAGTGGTAGAATTTTGTTTGGGGTAGAAACGGTCAACCTAGGTTTAGGTCCATTAGAAGTGGTCAGTGAAAATAAATGGTATTGCGATAGTATAGAGGTCAAGAATTCTCAACCTTGTCCAGATGGAAAATACGCCAAAACTAATTTAATTCAGGTTATTTATGGTTTAAAGAACGGCAAATGGCAAACCCAACGACACCAAGCGGGCACCATAGCTTACGATGAGCGTCCTGGTCATGAACACTTTCATGCAGATGAATTTGTTTCTTATGAATTGTTACAAAAGGTAGACAATGAAAGTGATGTGAATAAATGGAAACTAATCAGTACGGGTGTAAAGGCAAGTTTCTGTATTTGGGATTTGTCGTGTTGTAGGGACGATATTGCTAATTGTAAAATAGAAAAAGTGTATTCGGCAAAAAATATTCCTAATTACGGATTAGGAGGAAAATATAATGCATGCAATGAAGCCCTTCAAGGTCTTTCGGTTGGCGGCATAGACTATTATGGCGAAAATTATGAGGGACAAGATATAACATTGCCCAAAGGATTAAAGAATGGTACATATTATTTGCGGTTAAAAGTTGACCCTAATAATAATTACAAAGAAAGTAATGAAACTAACAATATTATTATCATTCCTATTCAACTTTCAAAACAAGAGAAATAA
- a CDS encoding gliding motility-associated C-terminal domain-containing protein yields MSNIVTTIVDCAGSMNNSGNVYTALEDGCIAITRSGVVGYNLDTLCIVKTDTTTGISDTTVAIISNLPNCKDIIRDTVLPCRGEEEVAYCLPLDMKTLQQYHIYIDGTKQAMAFSSLSGCGEEEVAGGYSFNANQYLDGVGHILERWGIDSNRTLSPNISFTTLEELVVYMNSVDAQGMWYAEDMIIKAGNPSRLYNTGIGLQIFALDPRVGTFINEYNSYVTYTGSKLMLDRGCHMVVLEDTITGCVDSALICVECVECDSIIEETYVEVPCVNGEGQYCLPIAFVDLTNYNVYIDETRLNTFDMSGCDYDTTAGYDFSTHILSGGYNNGVLHRLDSVRINGVKYGAFSYTSYTELVAYLNSIDPLGAWVVDGDRVAGGRRGGIYGDMRILSTNTGVRHTVGYNINELPKGSEVIIPSGCHWVVVEGKESGCRDSVRVCVVGCTVKDTIRDTTCYNCPVPVCVDTTELPGTVISITTCDTDNKVTIDGLNPCITYTPSKGQTGNDTTCIVVCDDKGYCDTTIIIITVETPRDTIRDSLPVNSVDSICDFLQPRGTDITVTSCAGQTSGTGNYITWTINEQGCLVYTAGKVKGTDTLCIMSCITGTDTCIETTVYVTVTGIPPIAINNDTTTKVNVPVVINVIGNDIQTDSDPLQLCDDAIVTYPVNGTLSNINTPSGNVTYTPNTDFTGVDSFQYVICDPDGNDTAWAYVRIVRENECELYDAFSPNGDGVNDYYTIPCPSSSAIVFCVYNRWGIEVYRNEDYRGEWDGRYKGAPLPDGTYYYVIKYINSAGDDINKAGFIVIHR; encoded by the coding sequence ATGAGTAATATAGTAACGACGATAGTAGACTGTGCAGGTTCGATGAACAACAGTGGCAATGTATACACAGCATTAGAAGATGGCTGTATTGCGATTACAAGAAGTGGCGTAGTAGGCTACAACTTAGATACCTTATGTATCGTTAAGACAGATACAACGACAGGCATCAGTGATACAACAGTAGCGATTATCTCTAACTTACCAAACTGTAAAGATATCATTAGAGATACAGTATTACCATGTAGAGGAGAAGAGGAAGTAGCTTATTGTTTACCATTAGATATGAAAACATTACAACAATACCATATTTACATAGATGGTACAAAACAAGCAATGGCATTTAGTTCATTAAGTGGTTGTGGTGAAGAGGAAGTAGCTGGTGGTTATAGCTTTAATGCTAATCAATACCTAGATGGTGTAGGGCATATATTAGAGCGTTGGGGTATAGATAGTAATAGAACTTTATCACCAAATATCAGCTTTACAACATTAGAAGAGTTAGTAGTGTATATGAATAGTGTAGATGCTCAAGGCATGTGGTATGCAGAAGATATGATAATCAAAGCAGGTAATCCAAGCAGATTGTATAATACAGGAATAGGACTACAAATCTTTGCATTAGATCCAAGAGTTGGAACATTCATAAATGAATACAATAGCTATGTTACCTATACAGGAAGTAAATTAATGCTTGATAGAGGTTGTCATATGGTTGTGTTAGAAGATACAATAACAGGCTGTGTAGACAGTGCTCTAATTTGTGTAGAATGTGTAGAATGTGATAGCATAATAGAAGAGACTTATGTTGAAGTGCCTTGTGTAAATGGAGAAGGTCAATACTGTTTACCAATTGCATTTGTAGATTTAACAAACTACAATGTTTATATTGATGAGACAAGATTGAATACATTTGATATGAGTGGCTGTGATTATGATACAACAGCAGGGTATGACTTCAGTACACATATCTTATCAGGAGGTTATAACAATGGTGTATTACACAGATTAGATAGTGTTAGAATAAATGGAGTAAAATATGGTGCATTTAGCTATACATCTTACACTGAGTTAGTAGCTTACTTAAATAGCATAGATCCATTAGGAGCATGGGTAGTAGATGGAGATAGAGTAGCAGGTGGTCGCCGAGGAGGCATATATGGCGATATGCGTATCTTAAGTACAAATACAGGTGTAAGACATACGGTAGGATACAATATCAATGAATTACCTAAAGGTAGTGAGGTTATCATTCCATCAGGCTGTCATTGGGTAGTAGTAGAGGGCAAGGAGAGTGGCTGTAGAGATAGTGTTCGAGTATGTGTAGTAGGCTGTACAGTTAAAGATACGATCAGAGACACGACATGTTATAACTGTCCAGTACCAGTATGTGTAGACACAACAGAGTTACCAGGTACAGTAATTAGTATTACAACATGTGATACGGATAACAAAGTAACGATAGATGGCTTGAATCCATGTATAACATACACACCATCAAAAGGACAAACAGGTAATGATACGACATGTATAGTAGTATGTGATGACAAAGGCTACTGCGATACAACGATTATCATCATTACTGTAGAGACACCAAGAGACACGATAAGAGATAGCTTACCAGTGAATAGCGTAGATAGTATTTGTGATTTCTTACAACCACGAGGAACAGACATCACAGTAACGAGCTGTGCAGGTCAGACCTCAGGAACAGGAAATTACATCACATGGACTATCAACGAGCAAGGTTGCTTAGTATACACAGCAGGTAAAGTAAAAGGTACAGATACCTTATGTATTATGAGCTGCATTACAGGCACAGATACATGTATAGAGACTACAGTTTATGTAACCGTAACAGGTATACCACCGATAGCAATTAATAATGACACAACAACGAAAGTTAATGTACCAGTAGTTATAAATGTTATAGGCAATGATATCCAGACAGACAGTGATCCATTACAATTATGTGATGATGCTATAGTTACATACCCAGTAAATGGAACATTAAGTAATATCAATACACCATCAGGAAATGTGACTTATACACCAAATACAGACTTTACAGGAGTAGACAGCTTCCAATATGTGATATGTGATCCAGATGGTAATGATACAGCATGGGCATATGTAAGAATAGTAAGAGAAAATGAGTGTGAGTTGTATGATGCTTTCTCACCGAATGGCGATGGAGTAAATGATTACTATACGATACCATGTCCAAGTTCAAGTGCGATAGTATTCTGTGTGTACAACAGATGGGGCATAGAGGTTTACAGAAATGAGGATTACCGAGGCGAGTGGGATGGTAGATACAAAGGTGCACCACTTCCAGATGGTACATACTACTATGTTATCAAGTATATAAACAGTGCAGGAGATGATATTAATAAAGCAGGGTTTATCGTTATACATAGATAA
- a CDS encoding IS4 family transposase, with the protein MNKSTHNFGNSVLGQLISLIPNSIIDRSVNKHNSDRYIKRFTTLEHLVTMLFCVGSNSTSLREVCTNLLGLEGKLKHIRLKQPPKKSTLSDANKRRDAVVFEQIYYNLLAFYKSTLSDSRFRESFGKELSIIDSTTIFLFKDILKCVGRKPINGKSKGGIKVHLQIRADYNLPTLVKFTDATVHDSNFILHISFNTDTIYCFDKGYVDYVLFERFNSEQIPFVTRIKDNAKFSSKEGYSLDNCTDDAVLKDEQIELDIRENGTIVRQLPLRRIAYWSEQHNKCYEFITNIYDLQPQQIAAIYKQRWQIELLHKQLKQNFPLNYFLGDNENAIIIQIWCTLIYNLLITVIQRKVENRKWAFANLCSLIRTHLFNYINLKSFLKNPQKHYIIATQNQIQLFSG; encoded by the coding sequence ATGAATAAAAGTACGCATAATTTTGGTAATTCCGTTCTCGGACAGCTGATTTCTTTAATTCCTAATTCTATTATTGATAGATCTGTTAACAAGCATAACAGCGACAGGTACATCAAACGATTTACAACATTAGAACATTTAGTCACGATGTTGTTTTGTGTTGGTTCCAACAGTACTTCACTTCGTGAAGTTTGTACTAATTTATTAGGTTTAGAAGGCAAACTCAAACATATCAGACTCAAACAGCCACCTAAGAAAAGTACGCTTAGTGATGCTAATAAACGTAGAGATGCTGTTGTGTTTGAACAAATCTATTACAACTTGTTGGCTTTTTATAAATCAACTTTATCGGACAGCCGATTTAGAGAAAGCTTTGGAAAAGAGCTGTCCATTATTGATTCTACTACTATTTTTCTATTTAAAGACATCTTAAAGTGCGTTGGACGCAAACCTATAAACGGCAAAAGTAAAGGAGGCATCAAAGTGCATTTGCAAATTAGAGCAGATTATAATCTACCAACTTTAGTGAAATTTACAGACGCTACTGTTCATGATAGTAATTTTATCCTGCATATTTCGTTCAACACCGACACCATCTATTGTTTTGATAAAGGTTATGTTGATTATGTACTCTTTGAACGGTTTAACAGCGAGCAAATACCATTTGTAACACGTATTAAGGATAATGCAAAATTTAGCTCTAAAGAAGGATATAGTTTAGATAATTGTACAGATGATGCGGTACTTAAAGATGAGCAAATAGAATTGGATATACGAGAAAATGGCACTATTGTACGACAATTACCACTTCGTAGAATTGCCTATTGGAGCGAACAACACAACAAATGCTATGAGTTTATTACCAACATCTACGATTTACAACCTCAACAAATTGCAGCAATCTATAAGCAACGATGGCAAATTGAGCTGTTGCACAAACAACTCAAACAAAACTTTCCACTCAATTATTTTTTAGGTGATAATGAAAATGCTATCATTATTCAAATTTGGTGTACGCTTATTTACAATCTACTCATCACCGTTATTCAACGAAAAGTAGAAAACAGAAAATGGGCTTTTGCTAATCTGTGTTCATTAATCAGAACGCACTTATTTAACTATATAAACCTAAAATCATTCCTCAAAAATCCACAAAAACACTACATCATTGCTACCCAAAATCAAATCCAGTTATTCTCAGGATAA
- a CDS encoding carboxypeptidase regulatory-like domain-containing protein, with protein MRNTKKAKWYATYKQSVPEDKRAGNQLKASADYGQYLLTRDRYQIKNLSFNTSGYDFAPMWFEKGLVYSSSRDSSKAIGREHTWTGTQFFDMYYVEGEKTTFGKPKQMKADASTKYHEAAATFTPDNKKVYFTRNNYYHGKAKTSDDKIIKLKIFESDVEGTTWKNDKPFQYNNDEYSVGHPALTPDGNTMYFISDMPGGYGGTDVYITKKEGESWSTPKNLGEQINTEGMEMFPYVSEDGVLYFASDGHGGLGGLDIFRVKPDAKTNQYGKIRNIGAPINSSYDDFSLVYGQDKSVGYFTSNRPEGQGLDDIYSFEDDGIYLEGIVVDAKTGEPICNSKVIMKAKLTQSEEGRMETECDGEFEFGVVRNMDYCFVASAEGYSSNDKVCATTKGVKAGETVYVKIPLDKGQEYAMSVQVLGKSLKSLQNKSIDSKSPTSPKSIDSKNIENKDIENKSIDSKKSNITKEYRQQKSRRLKATSRSKDTIV; from the coding sequence ATGAGAAATACGAAGAAAGCAAAATGGTATGCTACCTACAAACAGAGTGTTCCAGAAGACAAGAGAGCAGGCAATCAGTTAAAAGCGAGTGCAGATTATGGACAGTACTTATTAACGAGAGATAGATATCAGATAAAGAATTTAAGTTTTAATACTTCGGGTTATGATTTTGCACCCATGTGGTTTGAGAAAGGACTAGTCTATTCTAGTTCTCGAGACAGTTCAAAGGCAATAGGAAGAGAACACACATGGACAGGCACACAGTTTTTTGATATGTATTATGTAGAAGGCGAGAAGACGACCTTTGGCAAGCCAAAACAGATGAAAGCAGATGCATCGACAAAATACCACGAAGCAGCAGCTACCTTTACCCCAGACAATAAGAAAGTATATTTTACGAGAAACAATTATTATCATGGTAAGGCAAAGACGAGTGATGATAAGATAATCAAATTAAAGATATTTGAGTCAGATGTAGAAGGTACGACATGGAAGAATGACAAACCATTCCAATACAACAATGATGAATATAGTGTAGGACATCCAGCACTTACACCAGATGGTAATACGATGTATTTTATTAGCGATATGCCAGGTGGCTATGGAGGCACAGATGTTTATATTACAAAGAAAGAAGGCGAAAGCTGGAGCACACCCAAGAACTTAGGCGAGCAGATCAATACAGAAGGCATGGAGATGTTCCCGTATGTATCTGAAGATGGTGTACTATATTTTGCTAGTGATGGACATGGTGGCTTAGGCGGATTGGATATCTTTAGAGTAAAGCCAGATGCTAAGACAAATCAATATGGTAAGATCAGAAATATAGGCGCACCAATCAATAGTAGTTATGATGATTTTAGCTTAGTATATGGACAAGACAAGTCAGTAGGTTATTTTACCTCAAACAGACCAGAAGGGCAAGGCTTAGATGATATCTATAGTTTTGAGGATGATGGTATTTACTTAGAAGGAATTGTAGTAGATGCAAAGACAGGCGAGCCGATATGCAACAGTAAAGTTATAATGAAGGCAAAGCTGACACAGAGTGAAGAAGGAAGAATGGAAACGGAGTGTGATGGCGAGTTTGAGTTTGGCGTAGTAAGAAACATGGATTATTGTTTTGTTGCGAGCGCAGAAGGATATAGTAGCAATGACAAAGTATGTGCTACGACAAAAGGTGTAAAAGCAGGCGAGACGGTATATGTAAAAATACCATTAGATAAAGGACAAGAGTATGCTATGAGTGTACAGGTCTTGGGCAAGAGCTTAAAATCATTACAAAATAAGAGTATAGATAGCAAGAGTCCAACATCACCGAAGAGTATAGACAGCAAGAATATAGAAAACAAAGATATAGAGAATAAGAGCATAGATAGCAAAAAGTCCAACATCACCAAAGAGTATAGACAGCAAAAGTCCAGAAGACTTAAAGCCACTAGCAGGAGCAAAGATACTATTGTCTAG